The Glycine soja cultivar W05 chromosome 6, ASM419377v2, whole genome shotgun sequence genome has a window encoding:
- the LOC114416109 gene encoding uncharacterized protein LOC114416109, which translates to MQPNRSDWSRLLDDALWAYRTTYRTPWKMSPYRVVFCKACHHPVEIEHYAYWEVKSCNMTFDEAGMERKLHLQELEEILLKVYENSKIYKEKVKSFHDSRILRKEFHIGQKVLLFNSHLKLITSKLRSRCDEPFVITNVFSHGAVEIKNEVIGKVFKVSDH; encoded by the coding sequence ATGCAACCCAATAGGAGTGACTGGAGCAGGCTACTTGATGATGCTCTATGGGCTTACAGGACCACTTACCGAACACCTTGGAAGATGTCTCCCTATAGGGTGGTTTTTTGTAAGGCATGCCACCATCCGGTGGAGATTGAGCACTATGCTTATTGGGAAGTGAAGAGTTGTAACATGACATTTGATGAAGCGGGTATGGAAAGAAAGCTCCATTTGCAAGAACTTGAGGAGATCCTCTTAAAAGTGTATGAGAACTCCAAGATTTACAAGGAGAAAGTGAAGAGTTTTCATGATTCTAGGATTCTTAggaaggagttccatattggcCAAAAAGTGCTCTTGTTTAACTCTCACCTCAAGCTTATTACTAGTAAACTTAGATCAAGATGTGATGAACCTTTTGTTATTACTAATGTTTTTTCCCATGGTGCAGTTgagattaaaaatgaagttatCGGCAAAGTCTTCAAAGTGAGTGATCACTGA